CTGTTTAGTCTTTGTCTGTTTCATGttcattgtggtgtcctatgtgcagatcttcagggcagtgctgaggatcccctctcagcagggacgtcacaaagcctttgccacctgcctccctcacctggctgtggtctccctctttctcagcactggcttctttgccaacctgaagccctcctccatctcctccccatccctggacctggtggtgtcagttctgtactcagtgttgcctccagcagtgaaccctctcatctacagcctgaggaaccaggagctgaaggatgacCTGAGCCAAATGAtcactggatgctttcagaagcaataaattctttgtcttctcctgcagagcagttctgatgtcactcagtgcagacccagcctggctgttcaagttctggctgctgctggtgctgttccccttgtgagaatgttgttcccacacaaatgtctttcttcagaccatttctggttcagtgttgtcctgtctgctgtggcccagaggctgcagacatgagcagctgtgctccctgtaTGTATTCAGCACAATaaaggaccctgcagggagttgtttctctgagttccttcctccaaggcttctgtggagctgcagggcagtgcctgtgtgcagaggtggaggggcggagtcccagcacagcagcagtgccagggagccccagagcttgggTTGTCTtgagctgctctttcttcccttccaccctctcctgctgagcctctgtgctggggcaaggcctgagtgctctggcagcttgggcactgtgctgctgtgtggcagtgctgggactgcaggcagggagagtccagtgctgcttgtgggacagagctgtgctccagagcaacactgccatcagaacaggaggTCTCCACATGCCTTcatcccccaaccccctcccattaCAGACTGCACCTACTCAGAGTCCATACTGGATACCCTGACCCCCTTCCAGTATAGACTCAGTCCAAACATGGTTCCTTTatcccctcccagtacagatgtggcctcatcccagtacaaactggatCCTACTGTCCTCTAGCACTGTAGCCTCggtcccatcccagcacagaatgGATCCCCTGGCTCCCTTCCCAGTACTGAATGCTtccatcccagtacaaactgcacaccctcatgccctcccagtacagtcTGGGCCCTGTGCCAGTCCAAACAGGATCCCTTTCATCCCACCAAATGCACACTGGGCCTTATCTCTCTAAAAATTTAACCCCCTTATGCActcccaggctgggctctgtcccagtacaaactgcattCCCTGACTACATCCTAGGATATTCTGGATCCTGCACAGTGCAATTTGGATCCTTGTaacccctcccagtacagacctgGTCACATCTcagtacaaactgcatctcctgaacccctcccagctcagaTGGGGTCTTATCCCAGGACAAACCGCATCACTTTGCCATCTCCCATACAGTTTCCTGTGCCACTACAAAGTGCATCCCTTGGACCCCTTCCCAgtcccagctgcacccagaACAGCACAAAGTGGATATCCTgatcccagggcagctgtggcctgatccTGGTACAAATAGGATCCCATTGCCATCTCCCAATACTGTCTGAGTCTCATCCCAGTACAAAGTGCATCTCCTGAAACCCTGATTCTATCCCAACACAGACCAGGACCCATCCCTGCAAACTGATCCCCTGATGCCATCCCAGTTCAGCCTGGGGCACCTCCAGGTACAACCTGAACCGCTTTGAGCtctcccagtacagactgggctCCCTCCCAGTACTAACAGTATACCCTGTGCCTCCTAGTAAAGtcttggacacctcccagtAAAAGCTGACCCCATGGCCTCTGCCAGTAACAGTGGGCCTTGTCCCAGGTCACTCTGAAACCCTAATCCTGTCCCAATACAGCACTGGGCCCTTCCTGTCCAAACTGGATCCcttcagtttggggctccccaggtcaagagagacagagatctgctggagagagtccaacagaggctgggAGGATGAGGAatggacttgaacatctctgtggccaaggggatcaggcccaatcagtatgggtttaggaagggcaggtcctgcctgacccacctgatctccttctctgaCAGGATGAGTGACTGTTGGATGAAGGCAAGGCTGTGGCTATTGTCTCCCTAGACTTCCCAAAGGCCTTTGGCACTGCTCCCCACAGAATTCTCCTGGGCAaagtggctgctcctggcttggatgagcaatgctctgctggatacagccctggctgggtgaaagggcccaaagagtggtggtctgTGGAGTTcaatccagctggtggcagacagtcacaagtggtgttcctcagggctcagtgttgggaccacttctgttgaacatctttattgattaCCTTGATGAAGGCACAAAGTGTGTCAGCAGTGAGtcagcagatgacaccaaggtagGTGGCAAagttgatctgcatgagggtagggaggctctgcagagagacttggacagatTGGATCCATGGTCAACATTCTCgggaggagcttcaacaaggccaagtgccaggtcctgcacttgggtcacaataaCCCCAAACAATGCTCCAGGGgtagtgtggctggagagctgtctggcagaaagggacctgggggtgctgatagacaagcagctgaataggagaCAGCAGTGtttccaggtggccaagagagccaaaggcatcctggctgtggtcagcaatgctgtgtccagcaggagcagggaggtcactgtcccctgggactcagctttggtgaggccacacctggagtgctgtgtccagttttgggcatccccatccaagagagatgtggaggtgctggagccagggcagaggagggcaaggagctggagaagggcctggagaataaatctgatgaagagcaactgaaggagctggggatgcttagtttggagaagaggaggctgagggaagacctcatggctctctacagctacctgaaaggaggttgtggagaggctgctgctggtctcttctcacaggtcataagtgacagaacaagagggaatggcctcaagctaggACTGGAAAGGatcagactggacagtaggaaaaatgttttcaaagcaagagtggtcagggagtggaatgtgctgcccagggaggaggtggagtcaccaagcctggaggtgtttcaaggtggtttggatgtggtgcttggggatgtgtaaagcagggttattggttggacttggtgctcctgagggtcttctccaacctgaatgtttctgtgattctgtgaaagactgagagccctggggctgttcagtctggagaggagaagcctgagaggggatctgatcaatggctatcaatatcAGACGGGGGGTGTcagaggaaggtgccaggctcttggcagtggtgcccagtgacaggataaggagcaatggaacacagcaagttccacAGGATAAGGAGCAAGATGgaacacagcaagttccacctcagcatgaagggactctcctgtgctgtgagagtgctggaaccctggagcaggctgccagagatgttgtggagtgtcctcctctggagactttcaaacctgcctggatgtgttcctgtgtgacctgccctgggtggtcctgctctggcagtggggttggactggatgatctgtggaggtcccttccaacccctcatattctgtgatttaagccctcccagagcctctcctcagccctggcctgagccccagccctcaaaGATCTCTCTGagccctcagccttcccctaGACACTTCAGCCCCAAAACTCCTTCCTGTGCTCTGAACCCTCTTTTATATCCCCGCCTACCCTTGGGTGACTCTGCTTggcccctggcaca
This genomic stretch from Dryobates pubescens isolate bDryPub1 chromosome 43, bDryPub1.pri, whole genome shotgun sequence harbors:
- the LOC128899319 gene encoding olfactory receptor 14A16-like; protein product: MGPLHYETLLGSRVCVHLTATAWACGVLYALLHTANTFSLPLCQGNAVDQFFCEIPQILKLSCSSSYLRELWLLVASACLVFVCFMFIVVSYVQIFRAVLRIPSQQGRHKAFATCLPHLAVVSLFLSTGFFANLKPSSISSPSLDLVVSVLYSVLPPDE